One genomic segment of bacterium includes these proteins:
- the rsmG gene encoding 16S rRNA (guanine(527)-N(7))-methyltransferase RsmG, giving the protein MADKQDQYLKELNVFCWENGFNPEPTRTERLAYFAQLVVEKNKKINLISKRDVDSIIEKHVFISAYISKYLPEKVTKFLDIGTGGGFPGIPLAIMRPDIRGVLADSTLKKVEAVKDFIDKLKLSNVISENHRVESEEFISRHGNSFDLIVSRATVPLIILFRYAIPLIKEKAFLFAMKGGDLSEEFSKAELKYKSYIKKSTVYDLHYKPTNIRNQKGKKLVLLELQK; this is encoded by the coding sequence ATGGCTGATAAGCAGGACCAGTACCTAAAAGAACTAAATGTATTTTGCTGGGAAAATGGTTTCAACCCGGAACCTACCAGAACAGAACGACTCGCCTACTTCGCTCAGCTCGTCGTTGAGAAAAACAAAAAGATTAATCTTATCTCCAAACGGGATGTTGACTCGATCATTGAAAAACACGTATTCATATCAGCCTACATATCAAAATATCTTCCAGAAAAAGTAACTAAATTTTTAGACATCGGTACTGGGGGTGGATTTCCAGGAATTCCTCTGGCTATAATGCGACCTGATATCAGAGGAGTGTTAGCAGATTCAACTTTAAAGAAGGTTGAAGCTGTAAAAGACTTTATTGATAAACTCAAACTAAGCAATGTAATCTCTGAGAATCACCGTGTTGAAAGCGAGGAGTTTATTTCCAGACATGGTAATTCATTTGACCTGATTGTCAGCCGCGCTACAGTTCCTCTTATAATTCTTTTCAGGTACGCTATTCCGTTAATTAAAGAGAAAGCATTTTTATTTGCGATGAAGGGTGGAGACTTGTCGGAAGAATTTTCAAAAGCAGAATTGAAATATAAATCGTATATAAAAAAATCAACCGTATATGATCTTCACTATAAACCGACAAATATCAGAAATCAAAAAGGGAAGAAATT